A window of Apodemus sylvaticus chromosome 9, mApoSyl1.1, whole genome shotgun sequence contains these coding sequences:
- the Micos13 gene encoding MICOS complex subunit MIC13 translates to MVARVWSLMRFLIKGSVAGGAVYLVYDQELLGPSDKSEAALRKAEEVVPPAMYQFSQYVCQQTGLEMPQLPTPPKINFPNFRDSWNSGIISVMAALSVAPSKAQEFSKEGWEYLKQHSK, encoded by the exons ATGGTGGCTCGAGTGTGGTCGCTGATGAG GTTCCTCATCAAGGGAAGTGTGGCTGGAGGAGCAGTCTACCTTGTTTATGACCAGGAGCTGCTGGGGCCTAGTGACAAGAGCGAAGCTGCCCTGCGGAAGGCCGAGGAGGTTGTGCCACCAGCAATGTACCAGTTCAGCCAATATGTGTGCCAGCAGACGGGTCTGGAGATGCCACAG CTCCCAACCCCTCCAAAGATTAATTTTCCGAACTTCCGTGACTCCTGGAACTCAG GCATCATCTCAGTCATGGCAGCCTTGTCCGTGGCCCCCTCCAAGGCCCAAGAATTCTCCAAGGAGGGCTGGGAGTACCTCAAACAACACAGCAAGTAA
- the Rpl36 gene encoding 60S ribosomal protein L36, with product MALRYPMAVGLNKGHKVTKNVSKPRHSRRRGRLTKHTKFVRDMIREVCGFAPYERRAMELLKVSKDKRALKFIKKRVGTHIRAKRKREELSNVLAAMRKAAAKKD from the exons ATGGCCCTGCGCTACCCGATGGCCGTGGGCCTCAACAAGGGCCACAAGGTGACGAAGAACGTCAGCAAGCCGAGACACAGCCGGCGCCGCGGG CGCCTCACCAAGCACACCAAGTTCGTGCGGGACATGATCCGGGAGGTGTGCGGCTTCGCGCCCTACGAGCGGCGCGCCATGGAGTTGCTCAAGGTGTCCAAAGACAAGCGCGCGCTCAAGTTCATCAAGAAGAGG GTGGGCACACACATCCGAGCCAAGAGAAAGCGGGAGGAGCTGAGCAACGTCCTGGCAGCCATGAGGAAGGCGGCGGCCAAGAAGGATTGA
- the Lonp1 gene encoding lon protease homolog, mitochondrial — MAASTGYVRLWAAARCWVLRRPLLAVTGGRVPSASGSWLRRGCRACDTSSPWGGRVLAGGGQWRGLWDAGSRGGSDETSEGGAEDGATASSGEGPVVTALAPMTVPDVFPHLPLIAITRNPVFPRFIKIVEVKNKKLVELLRRKVRLAQPYVGVFLKKDDNNESDVVGSLDEIYHTGTFAQIHEMQDLGDKLRMIVTGHRRIHISRQLEVDPEGLEPEAENKQKGRRKLKRGRKEVEDELGATPQLGMVAETAADTSGEVLMVEVENVAHEDFQVTEEVKALTAEIVKTIRDIIALNPLYRESVLQMMQAGQRVVDNPIYLSDMGAALTGAESHELQDVLEETNILKRLYKALSLLKKEFELSKLQQRLGREVEEKIKQTHRKYLLQEQLKIIKKELGLEKDDKDAIEEKFRERLRELVVPKHVMDVVDEELSKLALLDNHSSEFNVTRNYLDWLTSIPWGRQSDENLDLARAQAVLEEDHYGMEDVKKRVLEFIAVSQLRGSTQGKILCFHGPPGVGKTSIARSIARALGREYFRFSVGGMTDVAEIKGHRRTYVGAMPGKIIQCLKKTKTENPLVLIDEVDKIGRGYQGDPSSALLELLDPEQNANFLDHYLDVPVDLSKVLFICTANVIDTIPEPLRDRMEMINVSGYVAQEKLAIAERYLVPQARALCGLDESKAQLSAAVLTLLIKQYCRESGVRNLQKQVEKVLRKAAYKIVSGEAQTVQVTPENLQDFVGKPVFTVERMYEVTPSGVVMGLAWTAMGGSTLFVETSLRRPQLIGSKEDKEGSLEVTGQLGDVMKESARIAYTFARAFLMEQDPDNDFLVTSHIHLHVPEGATPKDGPSAGCTIVTALLSLALGQPVLQNLAMTGEVSLTGKVLPVGGIKEKTIAAKRAGVTCIILPAENRKDFSDLAPFITEGLEVHFVDHYRDIFRIAFPPREQLKAMAVER, encoded by the exons ATGGCGGCGAGCACAGGCTACGTGAGGCTGTGGGCCGCTGCGCGGTGCTGGGTTCTGCGGCGGCCGCTGCTGGCTGTCACCGGGGGCCGGGTCCCGAGCGCGTCCGGGTCGTGGCTGCGCCGAGGATGTCGGGCCTGCGACACGTCATCTCCCTGGGGGGGCCGCGTTCTTGCGGGCGGGGGCCAGTGGCGGGGTCTGTGGGACGCGGGCAGCCGCGGTGGCAGCGACGAGACCTCGGAGGGCGGTGCAGAGGACGGGGCCACGGCGAGCAGCGGGGAAGGCCCGGTCGTCACAGCGCTCGCGCCCATGACTGTTCCGGATGTGTTTCCTCACCTACCGCTTATCGCCATCACCCGCAACCCAGTGTTCCCGCGCTTTATCAAGATCGTGGAG GTTAAAAATAAGAAGTTGGTtgagctgctgagaagaaaaGTCCGCCTGGCACAGCCCTATGTTGGCGTTTTCCTAAAGAAAGATGACAA CAATGAGTCGGACGTGGTGGGGAGCTTGGATGAAATCTACCATACGGGAACGTTTGCTCAGATTCATGAGATGCAGGACCTTGGAGACAAGTTGCGCATGATTGTCACAGGTCACAGAAG GATTCACATCAGCCGCCAGCTGGAGGTGGACCCGGAGGGgctggagccagaggcagagaacaAACAGAAGGGCAGGAGGAAGCTGAAGCGAGgcaggaaggaggtggaggaTGAGCTGGGTGCCACGccccagctgggcatggtggctgaGACAGCCGCTGACACGTCCGGTGAGGTGCTCATGGTGGAGGTTGAGAACGTAGCGCATGAGGACTTCCAGGTCACAGAGGAGGTGAAG GCCCTGACTGCAGAGATTGTGAAGACCATTCGGGATATCATCGCCCTGAACCCTCTATACAG AGAGTCCGTGCTGCAGATGATGCAGGCAGGCCAGCGTGTGGTGGACAACCCCATCTACTTGAGCGACATGGGTGCTGCACTCACTGGAGCTGAGTCCCATGAGCTGCAAGATGTGCTGGAAGAGACCAAC ATCCTTAAGCGGCTCTATAAGGCCCTGTCTCTCTTGAAGAAGGAGTTTGAGTTGAGCAAGCTTCAGCAGCGCCTAGGCCGTGAG GTAGAGGAGAAGATCAAGCAGACGCACAGGAAGTACCTGCTGCAGGAACAGCTGAAGATCATCAAGAAGGAGCTGGGACTGGAGAAGGATGATAAAGACGCCATCGAGGAGAAGTTCCGGGAGCGCCTCAGGGAGCTTGTGGTCCCCAAGCATGTGATGGACGTGGTGGATGAGGAGCTGAGCAAGCTAGCTCTCCTGGACAACCACTCCTCTGAGTTCAA TGTCACTCGCAATTACCTGGACTGGCTGACGTCCATCCCATGGGGCCGGCAGAGTGATGAGAACTTGGACTTGGCTCGGGCCCAGGCTGTGCTGGAGGAGGACCATTACGGCATGGAGGATGTAAAGAAGCGGGTCCTG GAGTTCATTGCAGTCAGCCAGCTCCGAGGCTCCACACAAGGCAAGATCCTCTGCTTCCATGGCCCACCGGGTGTGGGCAAGACCAGCATTGCACGCTCCATTGCCCGTGCCCTCGGCCGCGAATACTTCCGTTTCAGTGTTGGTGGCATGACAGATGTGGCAGAAATCAAGGGGCACAG GCGTACCTACGTGGGGGCCATGCCTGGGAAGATCATCCAGTGTCTGAAGAAGACCAAGACAGAGAACCCACTAGTGCTGATTGATGAG GTGGACAAGATTGGCCGAGGCTACCAAGGGGACCCATCATCAGCACTGTTGGAATTGCTGGAccctgaacagaatgccaattTCCTGGACCACTACCTGGATGTGCCAGTGGACCTGTCCAAG GTATTATTCATCTGCACCGCCAATGTCATCGACACCATCCCGGAGCCACTGAGGGACCGCATGGAGATGATCAATGTGTCAGGCTATGTAGCACAGGAGAAGCTGGCCATTGCAGAG CGGTACCTGGTGCCACAGGCCCGCGCCTTGTGTGGCCTAGATGAGAGCAAGGCCCAACTGTCAGCGGCAGTGCTCACTCTGCTCATCAAACAATACTGCAGGGAGAGCGGCGTGCGCAAcctgcagaagcaggtggagaAG GTGCTGCGCAAGGCTGCATACAAGATCGTAAGTGGGGAGGCACAGACGGTACAGGTGACGCCTGAGAACCTGCAGGACTTTGTAGGGAAGCCAGTGTTCACAGTGGAGCGCATGTATGAAGTCACACCTTCTGGCGTGGTCATGGGTTTGGCCTGGACTGCCATGG GAGGCTCTACATTGTTTGTGGAGACTTCTTTGAGAAGGCCACAGCTGATTGGCAGCAAGGAGGACAAGGAGGGCAGCCTAGAGGTGACAGGTCAGCTGGGAGATGTGATGAAAGAGAGTGCCCGCATTGCCTACACCTTCGCCCGAGCCTTCCTGATGGAGCAGGACCCTGACAATGACTTCCTGGTCACCTCACACATCCACCTGCACGTTCCTGAG GGCGCTACCCCCAAGGATGGCCCCAGTGCAGGCTGCACCATTGTCACTGCACTGCTGTCCCTGGCTTTGGGGCAGCCAGTGTTGCAGAACCTGGCCATGACTGGGGAGGTCTCCCTCACTGGCAAGGTGCTGCCTGTGGGTGGCATCAAGGAGAAGACCATCGCG GCTAAGCGTGCTGGTGTGACCTGCATCATTCTGCCTGCTGAGAACAGAAAGGACTTCTCGGACCTGGCTCCCTTCATCACAGAGGGCCTGGAAGTTCATTTCGTGGATCATTACCGCGACATTTTCCGCATTGCCTTCCCCCCGCGAGAGCAACTCAAGGCGATGGCTGTGGAGAGATGA